The following are encoded together in the Myxococcus virescens genome:
- a CDS encoding beta-ketoacyl-[acyl-carrier-protein] synthase family protein, whose product MSPHRVVITGLGVTAANALSADELAQALSNRRSGIRRTAPFDIEGRTYSAGVVDLPDEAPDDGVDRVSKLALHAAEQALRDSGLEAQGSWREETGVMLGTSRGPALSLEQVIRSGGDEDTRRRHFGEVPFSSIARNVADRFGLGGILSTVTMACVSSSLAMGRALDEIRQGRASVMLAGGADALTLLSFSGFSVLRAMTPTVCRPFDHRRNGMVLGEGAGILVLEELNHARQRGARIHAELCGWGTAGDAHHPTSPHPEGRGLQQAMTLALRQAGLTTEQIDFVNLHGTGTPANDPAECQALRGVFGARAASVPVNSLKPYFGHTLGASGALELIGSVLGMARDFLPPTLNCEELDPKCDVDVVRGEGRAQRIDTLMSTKSAFGGANVALVARRFPETGRAAQ is encoded by the coding sequence ATGAGCCCCCACCGCGTCGTCATCACGGGCCTTGGCGTGACGGCCGCCAATGCGCTGTCCGCCGACGAGCTTGCCCAGGCCCTGTCGAACCGCCGCAGCGGCATCCGGCGGACCGCCCCGTTCGACATCGAAGGCCGGACGTACTCCGCGGGCGTGGTGGACCTGCCGGACGAGGCGCCCGACGACGGTGTGGACCGCGTGTCAAAGCTGGCCCTTCACGCCGCGGAGCAGGCTCTCCGCGACAGTGGGCTCGAAGCCCAGGGGAGCTGGCGGGAGGAGACGGGGGTCATGCTGGGCACGAGCCGTGGACCCGCCTTGTCCCTCGAACAGGTCATTCGCTCCGGAGGTGATGAGGACACTCGCCGGAGACACTTCGGGGAGGTCCCCTTCTCCTCCATCGCGCGGAACGTCGCGGACCGGTTCGGCCTGGGCGGCATCCTGTCCACCGTCACCATGGCCTGCGTGTCCAGCAGCCTCGCCATGGGCCGGGCACTGGACGAAATCCGTCAGGGACGGGCCTCCGTGATGCTGGCGGGAGGAGCGGACGCACTGACCCTGCTCAGCTTCAGTGGCTTCTCCGTCCTGCGCGCCATGACGCCCACGGTGTGCCGCCCCTTCGACCATCGGCGCAATGGGATGGTACTCGGCGAGGGCGCGGGCATCCTCGTGCTCGAGGAGCTGAACCACGCGCGCCAGCGGGGCGCGCGAATCCATGCGGAGCTGTGCGGCTGGGGAACGGCGGGCGATGCCCATCACCCCACCAGCCCCCACCCCGAGGGTCGGGGGCTCCAACAAGCGATGACGCTCGCCTTGCGACAGGCCGGGCTGACGACGGAGCAGATCGACTTCGTCAACCTCCACGGAACCGGGACGCCGGCCAATGACCCCGCGGAGTGCCAGGCCCTGCGAGGCGTCTTCGGTGCGCGAGCCGCGTCGGTGCCGGTCAACTCCCTCAAGCCCTACTTCGGCCACACGCTGGGGGCCTCCGGCGCGCTGGAGCTCATCGGCTCCGTGCTGGGCATGGCTCGCGACTTCCTCCCGCCCACCCTCAACTGCGAGGAGCTGGACCCGAAGTGCGACGTCGACGTGGTGCGTGGCGAGGGCCGCGCCCAACGCATCGACACGCTGATGAGCACCAAGTCCGCGTTCGGTGGGGCGAACGTCGCCCTCGTCGCCCGGCGCTTTCCGGAGACAGGGAGGGCCGCCCAATGA
- a CDS encoding MBL fold metallo-hydrolase, which yields MLLNVLLQGSGFPRLRSTVTLVQSQQRNILVDSGLCDDAGRLVLALKERGLTPDDVDVVVATHLHYDHCGNHLLFRNAQYVVGAKDFVENAHFIEAYHQDHTPGKAATSELLREHYQTVKEFYVRSIVREVTRNIGFYNRVLERDSRFVPVDGSHWLTEEVEVLPTPGHTHGHISVVAHRARTDDEGTPRKILIAGDALFTRKTLVENAERELQLAQDTELYSHTRRKLLREYRHIIPGHDCLVDTAPSEPLEKLS from the coding sequence ATGCTCTTGAATGTGCTGCTCCAGGGGAGCGGCTTTCCACGGCTGCGCTCCACTGTCACCCTCGTGCAATCCCAACAGCGCAACATCCTGGTGGACAGCGGTCTGTGCGACGACGCGGGACGCCTGGTGCTGGCACTCAAGGAACGCGGCCTGACACCGGATGACGTGGACGTGGTCGTCGCCACGCACCTCCACTACGACCACTGCGGCAATCACTTGCTGTTCCGCAACGCGCAATACGTCGTGGGCGCCAAGGACTTCGTCGAGAACGCGCACTTCATCGAGGCGTATCACCAGGACCATACCCCTGGGAAAGCCGCGACCTCGGAGCTGCTGCGCGAGCATTACCAGACGGTGAAGGAGTTCTATGTCCGGTCCATCGTGCGCGAGGTGACTCGGAACATCGGGTTCTACAACCGCGTGCTCGAACGTGACTCGCGCTTCGTCCCTGTCGACGGCAGCCACTGGCTGACGGAGGAGGTCGAGGTGCTGCCCACGCCGGGCCATACCCATGGGCATATCTCCGTCGTCGCGCACCGCGCCCGCACGGACGATGAGGGCACGCCGCGAAAAATCCTCATCGCGGGGGACGCGCTCTTCACACGGAAGACCTTGGTGGAGAACGCCGAGCGGGAGCTCCAGCTCGCGCAAGACACCGAGCTCTACAGCCACACCCGCCGCAAGCTCCTCCGTGAATACCGCCACATCATCCCGGGCCACGACTGTCTGGTGGACACGGCGCCGTCCGAGCCACTGGAGAAGCTCTCATGA
- the fabZ gene encoding 3-hydroxyacyl-ACP dehydratase FabZ → MPNQQEATPAGLGIQELLQLLPHRYPMLMVDRIDSLEPGVFAEGIKCVTANEPFFQGHFPEHPIMPGVLIVESMAQVAGVMLRTRSRPDLAPVEPATQQPARPGVMANIHRMRFRRPVVPGDQLRVRATHLKSLGTIHHVKVEARVGEALVADGELMLGA, encoded by the coding sequence GTGCCTAATCAGCAGGAAGCAACGCCCGCCGGGCTCGGCATCCAGGAGCTCCTCCAGCTCCTGCCGCATCGCTATCCGATGCTCATGGTCGACCGGATTGACAGCTTGGAACCCGGCGTGTTCGCCGAGGGAATCAAGTGCGTCACGGCGAACGAGCCTTTCTTCCAAGGGCACTTTCCCGAGCACCCCATCATGCCCGGCGTGCTCATCGTCGAATCCATGGCCCAGGTGGCGGGCGTCATGCTCCGCACGAGGAGCCGCCCCGACCTCGCGCCCGTGGAGCCGGCGACACAGCAGCCAGCGCGGCCGGGCGTGATGGCCAACATCCACCGGATGCGCTTCCGCCGCCCTGTCGTTCCGGGAGACCAGCTCCGTGTCCGGGCCACGCACCTCAAGAGCCTCGGCACCATCCACCACGTGAAGGTCGAAGCACGGGTGGGTGAAGCGCTGGTCGCCGACGGCGAATTGATGCTGGGCGCCTAG